In Ipomoea triloba cultivar NCNSP0323 chromosome 7, ASM357664v1, a single genomic region encodes these proteins:
- the LOC116024067 gene encoding uncharacterized protein LOC116024067: MSISMSGAFADDSFLDDPTSYRQLVGSLMYMLVTRPGLSFAVNRLCQFMHSPTHQHLAALKRVLCYVKGSLHLGLRLPGSMTTTIHAFSDSDWAGCQVDRRFKAGFAIFIGSSLVSWVSRKQLTIARSFTEVEYRALADVAAEVV; the protein is encoded by the coding sequence ATGTCTATTTCTATGTCAGGTGCTTTTGCAGATGATTCTTTCCTTGATGATCCTACATCATACAGGCAATTGGTTGGCTCTTTGATGTATATGCTGGTTACTCGTCCTGGCCTTTCGTTTGCTGTGAATCGTCTATGTCAGTTTATGCACAGTCCTACTCATCAACACTTGGCTGCTTTGAAACGGGTTTTGTGTTATGTTAAGGGGTCTTTACACCTTGGTTTGCGTCTGCCTGGCTCGATGACTACTACTATTCATGCCTTTTCTGATTCCGATTGGGCTGGCTGTCAAGTTGACAGGAGGTTTAAGGCTGGTTTTGCCATTTTCATTGGATCTAGTCTTGTTTCCTGGGTATCTAGGAAGCAACTCACCATTGCGCGTTCTTTTACTGAGGTTGAATACAGGGCTTTGGCTGATGTAGCAGCGGAGGTTGTCTAG